The following are from one region of the Cottoperca gobio chromosome 13, fCotGob3.1, whole genome shotgun sequence genome:
- the LOC115017607 gene encoding retinitis pigmentosa 1-like 1 protein, with product MAATEASAAPVVQEDGKTPESKPTEAEQPAKNANANSETVNSEVVDKDGTAVNSEVVDNKETVNNDTAVVTGAEEGEAAVSGEVAPPQSSESASSAEPKTSFLDSFLNKSGLGKVMGGRKKKEQSTAPGGGEENAAEGGEKDGEKGAEEAAAAEGGAEGGAEGDAATEKAPENGEKEEEKKAEKGKPAETKSTVRDLIRKPVARIFSHRSTEKKDGAAAEPLKQVKVRSKSLDRLEDPEALNATADSTIEEGGAAEGGAEGGTEGGAEGGTEGEQKAPSSSAATKHMKRWHSFKKLMAQKAHKKSGGGEDVKEDGAEGGEGGGDSSTLDSKESGQKRWKLKRSWTFQGLKRDPSMVGISGKAKGSDKDTADNTKPEEEAAVGGAEGGEEAKADGEAEQAKTEEGEEKVEGGEEEKAATVGGGTVTQHANEIWTSFKKRVIPKSKRANTECTPSGEEDATAAAASGEDGAAEEGKEGKSAKAKRTHFGRAVSLKNFILRKGKSTSVDMGEGAKEEEEEATEGGEAEEDVEKGAADGEVATEEINDKDAVEAEKTPAAEKTPAAETREEAVKVVEKTPAEALVTNGENGCSNGTGEENATHNHQEEEKTTGGSPMKKSKEAGGAKEEANAKIINATAVVNSDKKAGNV from the exons ATGGCGGCAACAGAGGCCAGCGCGGCGCCGGTGGTCCAAGAAGATGGGAAAACCCCTGAGAGCAAGCCGACGGAGGCGGAACAACCGGCTAAAAACGCCAACGCAAACTCAGAGACTGTCAACAGCGAAGTTGTCGATAAAGATGGCACTGCTGTCAACAGTGAGGTTGTCGATAACAAAGAAACTGTGAATAATGACACAGCGGTGGTGACAGGAGCCGAGGAGGGAGAAGCAGCAGTGAGCGGGGAGGTGGCACCTCCTCAGAGCTCGGAAAGTGCCTCCTCTGCTGAGCCTAAGACCTCATTCCTGGACTCCTTCCTAAACAAGAGCGGCCTGGGAAAGGTGAtgggaggaaggaagaagaaagagcaaAGCACAGcccctggaggaggagaggagaacgcAGCTGAAGGAggggagaaagatggagagaaaggagccgaggaagctgcagcagctgagggaggagcagagggaggtgCAGAAGGAGATGCAGCAACAGAGAAAGCTCCGGAAAacggagagaaggaggaggagaagaaagcagAGAAGGGCAAACCGGCGGAGACTAAATCCACAGTTCGAGATCTAATCAGGAAGCCAGTTGCGAGGATCTTCTCCCATCGTAGCACCGAGAAGAAGGACGGCGCCGCCGCAGAACCCCTGAAACAAGTAAAGGTTCGATCCAAGTCCCTGGACCGTCTGGAAGATCCTGAAGCACTTAATGCCACTGCAGATTCCACCATAGAGGagggaggagcagcagagggaggTGCAGAGGGAGGCACAGAGGGAGGCGCAGAGGGAGGCACAGAGGGAGAACAGAAAGCACCGTCCTCCTCGGCAGCCACCAAGCACATGAAGCGCTGGCACTCCTTCAAGAAGCTCATGGCTCAGAAGGCTCACAAGAAGAGCGGTGGAGGAGAGGATGTAAAGGAGGAtggagcagaaggaggagaaggaggtggagaCTCCTCTACGCTGGACTCCAAGGAGTCGGGGCAGAAGAGGTGGAAGCTGAAACGCTCCTGGACATTCCAGGGCCTGAAGAGGGACCCGTCCATGGTCGGCATCAGCGGAAAGGCCAAGGGCTCCGACAAAGACACTGCTGACAACACAAAGCCAGAAGAGGAGGCAGCGGTGGGAGGagctgagggaggagaggaggctaAGGCTGACGGAGAAGCAGAGCAGGCCAAgacagaggaaggggaggagaaggttgagggaggtgaggaggagaaggcaGCAACAGTAGGAGGTGGGACTGTGACGCAACACGCCAACGAGATCTGGACCTCCTTCAAGAAGCGTGTCATCCCCAAGTCCAAGCGCGCCAACACAGAGTGCACTCCCAGCGGGGAGGAGGATGCAACTGCAGCTGCCGCCTCAG GTGAGgatggagcagcagaggagggcAAAGAAGGCAAGTCAGCCAAGGCCAAGCGCACACATTTTGGCCGTGCAGTTTCCTTGAAGAACTTCATCTTGCGAAAGGGCAAGTCTACTAGTGTGGACATGGGTGAGGGCgccaaggaggaggaagaggaggccacggagggaggagaagcagaagaagatgTGGAGAAAGGAGCTGCTGACGGTGAAGTTGCCACCGAGGAGATCAATGACAAAGATGCAGTGGAGGCCGAGAAGACACCAGCAGCCGAGAAGACGCCGGCGGCCGAGACCAGAGAGGAGGCGGTGAAGGTGGTGGAGAAGACCCCAGCCGAAGCTCTGGTGACCAACGGTGAGAATGGCTGCTCCAACGGCACAGGGGAGGAGAACGCCACACACAATCACcaggaagaggagaaaacaaCAGGGGGAAGCCCCATGAAGAAGAGCAAGGAGGCAGGAGGAGCGAAAGAGGAGGCCAACGCCAAGATCATCAACGCCACGGCAGTCGTGAACAGCG ACAAAAAGGCGGGAAACGTGTGA